One genomic segment of Sminthopsis crassicaudata isolate SCR6 chromosome 2, ASM4859323v1, whole genome shotgun sequence includes these proteins:
- the SPMIP9 gene encoding protein SPMIP9, with product MKGILYPSQAPLSLNMYKSSYMVDYKDFSKYKSPLEDPEEQRRAEIQLWQKEFHQSPSTLPFKQTKPSPAVKEPPQSVQDTEPQPLPQEPAPKAPQAPFSPSLSKSAPVLMKAFTKPQVAARDLELCPFTQDPAQKEPQAPLCLTVSMSAPVLTKLSPVFKEPQKTARDQEPCLFTQEPARKAPQTPLCPTVSTSAPVLMKGYPAFKEPQRAARDQEPCLFTQEPARKAPQAPLCPTVSTSAPLLTKEYLAFKEPKRTARDLGTCLFTQNPAQKAPKAPDLP from the exons ATGAAGGGCATACTGTATCCCAGCCAG GCACCTCTGTCTTTGAATATGTACAAAAGTTCCTACATGGTCGACTACAAAGATTTTAGCAAATACAAATCCCCTCTGGAAGATCCTGAGGAG CAACGGAGGGCGGAAATCCAGTTGTGGCAGAAAGAATTTCACCAGTCTCCTTCCACGTTACCATTCAAGCAGACCAAACCATCCCCAGCTGTTAAGGAGCCCCCGCAGTCTGTGCAAGACACAGAGCCCCAGCCGCTCCCTCAGGAGCCAGCCCCCAAGGCCCCTCAggctcctttctccccttctctgtccAAGTCTGCCCCTGTGCTGATGAAGGCTTTCACCAAGCCCCAGGTGGCTGCCAGAGACCTGGAGCTCTGTCCCTTCACCCAGGACCCAGCGCAGAAGGAGCCCCAGGCTCCTCTCTGTCTGACTGTGTCCATGTCGGCCCCCGTGCTGACAAAATTATCTCCAGTTTTCAAGGAGCCCCAGAAGACTGCGAGAGACCAGGAGCCCTGTCTCTTCACCCAGGAACCGGCCCGGAAGGCCCCTCAGACTCCCCTCTGCCCCACTGTTTCCACATCGGCCCCCGTGCTAATGAAAGGGTACCCAGCTTTCAAGGAGCCCCAGAGGGCAGCGAGAGACCAGGAGCCCTGTCTCTTCACCCAGGAACCGGCCCGGAAGGCCCCTCAGGCTCCCCTCTGCCCCACTGTTTCCACGTCGGCCCCCCTGCTGACAAAAGAATACCTGGCTTTCAAGGAACCCAAGAGGACTGCCAGGGACTTAGGGACCTGTCTCTTCACTCAGAACCCAGCCCAGAAGGCCCCTAAGGCCCCAGATTTGCCCTAG